The Nicotiana tabacum cultivar K326 chromosome 1, ASM71507v2, whole genome shotgun sequence genome segment ATCCTTATTAGGAAAGGATCTAAATCTACACTCTATGTCAAGTATTAAGAATTGCAAGGACAACATGCGAAGAAGATTCAACGACGAGCAAATTCGGTCATTAGAACACATGTTTGAGACAGAGGCAAGGCCTGAACTGAGAACAAAACAGCAGTTGGCTAAAAGCTTAGGCCTACAGCCGCGCCAAGTTGCTATATGGTTTCAGAACAAGAGAGCTAGATCAAAGTCCAAGCAACTTGAGATGGAGTATAGAATGCTTAAAATCAGTTATGATAACCTTGGTTCAAAGTATGAAATGCTCAAAAAAGAGAATGAATCCCTCCTCATCCAGGTAATTTATTTAAATCCTTTTTGACAGGTTCGAACTATGGGatcagcctcttgcagaaatgctggttaaggctgcgtacgatagacccttcCCGAATCCTGCGGAGGGCTGCCTTTTTCCTTTTTGAGTTAGAAAAGCTAATACTAGAATTTTCTTTATCTTTACAGTTGCAGAGACTTAGAAAGTTAACTGAAAAGGGTGGCAATGAAGAGATTCAGAATGAAGGCAATAAATTAGAAACAGAGGTGATCAAGTCAGAGTTCATACCAGAAACTTGCAGCCCTGAATTTGGCTTACCTTTAGGTGAAGACAGTAGGGAAATTGACTACTTGGGGCCAGAATCTGATATTctaaacatggctcaaatagctgATGGTTTATCAGAAATCGAGAACGAGTGTAACTTTGAGTCAAGAACATTTCTTGATGATTCTGATTGTAGATCACCCTTGTGGGAGTTTTAGTATAGAACTTTGCTGTGTAACTTGCCAATTTTGTAGCCACGCCTCAAAGGTTCTACCGTGTTTCCACACTTCCCCTCCAGTGTGACTCGAACACAGGACCTAACGGTCGTGGGTGGAGGTGCACACAAAGTCATACTCATAAACATAGAGTAGCAAAATGGTTGTATCTTGCTTCCCGATAGTAGATTCTAATAAGAAAACACAGAATTAGATCAAGTGAAGATACAGATAAATAATCATAAAGCACAAAGCATATACCATAAGGTAAAATGTGAGTCCATTTTACATGTGTACTGCTATACTGCCATATGTACAGCTGTATATACTGCCATGATGTTTTAGTTTcctaaaaaacaaaaatggttTGTCACCTAAACAGATGGGTCAATGAAGCTGTGCCACTAAACAAGAAGATGTTTAAATGTATCAATACTGCCACTAAGTTTGTCAATTTGGGTGGATTTTCCACAACACGATGACTTTAACTATGTTTTTGCGCCACATTCTGATACATGGGCCTCTGCAACCAAATTTATGCCTTTTCTTCCTTTTGGTTCCATATCATCTCATTATCCCACTATCCAAATTCAATGGAAGCAAAGGTCATAACATGTTCAAATTCATAGATTACAAGCTTAAAGGTCAGGGTGTTACATTCTTCACCCTAAATTTATTTGATcctcaaatttaaaatatcacAAACATGCAGGCTTTAGATAAGTATAATACTTTTGCATTGTTTCCTTGACTTCCCAAGTTTTCTTTCTCACTTGAGTGATTATTTCAATACAATTGGTTCATGGAAGGGCACAGCAAAAGCTGGTCAGCTTGTTTTACCCGTGAAGGGCGAAATGATGAGAGCATGCCCAAACGGGCAATCTTCTAAGCCAGCAAACTTACTAAGAGAGGAGATCCAAGAAGAAAGTCCcacattaaaataaaatttaaaaaaaaaaaggacaattGTACTTTAGCCTTTTTACTCCTCTCCATAACTAAGAGGACAAAACTATAAGGTCAACAAGGCCAAAATGAACATGTATAATTTTACAATGAGCTGTTACAATTGGGAATCACTCTTCAGATGCAATAGTCACATCCATATTTTTACTCTGATGTGATCAGCAGGATGTAAAGACAGAATGATACATGCTTTAGCACATACACATAAACATCCATTAGTGAACCATTGCATGTTGTCAACATCAACTTTAACTTGTGCTGCTATTGTTTATGTTCTTGGCTCACTTCAGCAAACATAACAGAGAGAAAGACTAATCGAAATAGCAGAGGATGAAAGCGCATATATAACTACACATCTAGCAAAGCTTATACTAATgtaaccaatagaatctagctcATCAAGAAATACGAAAGTATCTCAAAATCTTTGATATAGCTCAAACACAAATACTTCAATGTTTTAGAGTAAATTGAACAGGCAACCCAACAACATATCTAATAATTTCTTAAGGATCTCAACATTAGCAGCTACATGTTGCCAGGACTTCAAAATCACCATCTACTTGATCTTCTTCTTGGGCCTCAACTGCAAAGCCAAATAAATGATAGAAGTCAGTCTGCAGTCACTGATAGGAGTTAATAAATAATATGTGCATTGAAGAGTTTGATGAAATGAACCTGGTTGCTGTGGCCACACTTCTTTTTGCGGCAATTGACAGCACGAGGATGCAAACGAGCATAGCACCTTTAAAAATAAGGGAAAGCATTAGAGAGACAAACATGTATTTtagttaaaagaaaacaaaatttcaGGTTGACACCATTATTTTTTTTCTACAGCCAGAGGCTATTAAACACATTTACAGGTACATCAGCAGGTCCACTTAATTCTCGATTGTCTCACTTTGACTAATGAACATTTCAAATGAAGAAAATAGCAGATGGCAAGATATTTCAAGGTTCTTAGTAACCATAGATGGATGTTGTGGAAAGTACTTTAACGTTCTATCAAAATTAAGGTTGTTGGATATAAAAATATTCAACAACCTTAGGAGTTTAGGTATCATTGCTATAGTACGTTACTGAGTAGACATATAGTAAAGGTTATTTAAGGCAGTATCATTGCTACAATGGTTTATTAAGG includes the following:
- the LOC107767858 gene encoding homeobox-leucine zipper protein HOX6, translating into MSVGERHPTNSNMWSQSSLLGKDLNLHSMSSIKNCKDNMRRRFNDEQIRSLEHMFETEARPELRTKQQLAKSLGLQPRQVAIWFQNKRARSKSKQLEMEYRMLKISYDNLGSKYEMLKKENESLLIQLQRLRKLTEKGGNEEIQNEGNKLETEVIKSEFIPETCSPEFGLPLGEDSREIDYLGPESDILNMAQIADGLSEIENECNFESRTFLDDSDCRSPLWEF